In Quercus lobata isolate SW786 chromosome 12, ValleyOak3.0 Primary Assembly, whole genome shotgun sequence, a genomic segment contains:
- the LOC115971237 gene encoding 14-3-3-like protein, with protein MAVTPSAREENVYMAKLAEQAERYEEMVEFMEKVSAAVESEELTVEERNLLSVAYKNVIGARRASWRIISSIEQKEESRGNEDHVSMIRDYRSKIESELSNICDGILKLLDTRLIPSAATGDSKVFYLKMKGDYHRYLAEFKTGSDRKEAAESTLTAYKSAQDIANTELAPTHPIRLGLALNFSVFYYEILNSPDRACNLAKQAFDEAIAELDTLGEESYKDSTLIMQLLRDNLTLWTSDMQDDGADEIKEAAAAAAPKNDEQQ; from the exons ATGGCGGTGACACCCTCGGCTCGCGAAGAGAACGTGTACATGGCGAAGCTTGCCGAGCAAGCCGAGCGGTACGAGGAGATGGTGGAGTTCATGGAGAAGGTCTCCGCGGCGGTGGAGAGCGAGGAGCTCACCGTCGAGGAGCGAAACCTTCTCTCCGTGGCGTACAAGAACGTGATCGGCGCGAGGCGGGCCTCGTGGCGCATCATCTCCTCGATCGAGCAGAAGGAGGAGAGCCGCGGCAACGAGGACCACGTGTCCATGATCCGGGACTACAGATCCAAGATCGAGTCGGAGCTCTCCAACATCTGCGACGGAATCCTCAAGCTCCTTGACACCAGACTCATCCCCTCCGCCGCCACCGGCGACTCCAAGGTCTTCTACCTCAAGATGAAGGGCGATTATCACCGCTACTTGGCGGAGTTCAAGACCGGCTCCGACCGCAAAGAGGCCGCCGAGAGCACCCTCACTGCCTACAAATCCGCTCAG GATATTGCAAACACTGAGCTGGCTCCTACACATCCAATCCGGCTTGGACTTGCTCTGAACTTCTCTGTGTTTTATTATGAGATTCTGAATTCCCCGGATCGTGCTTGCAATCTTGCTAAACAG GCTTTTGACGAAGCGATTGCTGAGTTGGATACCCTGGGCGAGGAGTCGTACAAGGATAGCACTTTGATCATGCAACTTCTCCGTGATAACCTCACTCTTTGGACCTCCGACATGCAG GATGATGGTGCTGATGAGATCAAAGAAGCTGCTGCAGCAGCAGCACCCAAGAACGATGAACAGCAGTGA
- the LOC115971979 gene encoding VQ motif-containing protein 9 — MMDKSCQSSADSTTTTTSSSSTTTNTNTNQYLKHLNKLSHKISKPIIKKPPFDQTPNQNLNPIPNPNPNPQQSQPPQIQQQQQQQQQAQQQQQQQQQQQQQQQQQQQQQQHQPPVYNINKNDFRDVVQKLTGSPAHERFSTPPPIHAPKPPSSRLQRIRPPPLAQLSNRPPPLLNNVASAAVVPIPNNNNNGVTNSGVHVSLHHHHHNNNNYGRPATPLSPLPPFPTVHATAESPISAYMRYLQNPIPGVDSNPKQFSGFSPLAPRFSPRWNTVTPPQPQLQHQFPPPPPQPQQHQGMLPPPPPATMASQSQSQFLMPTSPLPFGCLNSPRSPYPLLSPSLLFSPSSGQLGFPQLPLSPTVPLPSPRWRAL, encoded by the coding sequence ATGATGGATAAAAGCTGTCAATCCTCTGCAGActctacaacaacaacaacaagtaGTAGCAGTACTACAACTAATACTAATACAAACCAATACCTCAAACACCTGAACAAGCTTTCTCACAAGATCTCCAAACCCATCATCAAAAAACCCCCTTTTGATCAAACCCCAAATCAAAACCTTAATCCAATTCCCAATCCTAATCCAAATCCCCAACAATCACAGCCACCACAGATtcaacaacaacagcagcaacaacaacaagcgcagcaacaacaacagcagcagcagcagcagcagcagcaacagcaacagcaacagcaacaacagCAGCATCAACCACCAGTCTACAATATCAACAAGAACGACTTCAGGGACGTGGTTCAGAAACTCACGGGCTCACCGGCACACGAACGCTTCTCAACTCCGCCGCCTATTCATGCGCCGAAGCCACCGAGCTCTCGCCTCCAGCGTATTCGACCTCCGCCCCTGGCGCAACTTAGCAATCGCCCACCTCCTTTGCTAAACAACGTTGCCTCCGCTGCTGTGGTCCCCAttcccaacaacaacaacaacggcGTTACGAATTCCGGCGTCCACGTCagcctccaccaccaccaccacaacaacaacaactacgGACGCCCAGCAACGCCGTTATCGCCTCTGCCGCCATTCCCGACGGTGCACGCGACGGCGGAATCGCCCATCTCGGCCTACATGCGGTACCTACAGAACCCAATCCCCGGCGTCGATTCGAACCCTAAGCAATTCTCGGGATTCTCACCCTTAGCACCTCGATTCTCGCCACGCTGGAACACCGTAACTCCGCCGCAACCGCAGCTTCAGCATCAGTTTCCACCGCCGCCGCCGCAGCCGCAGCAACATCAGGGGATGCTTCCTCCTCCGCCTCCGGCGACGATGGCTTCACAGTCACAGTCACAGTTTCTGATGCCAACTTCACCGCTTCCATTCGGATGCTTGAATTCACCGAGGTCACCGTACCCTTTGCTCTCCCCAAGTCTGCTCTTTTCGCCTTCATCTGGCCAATTAGGGTTTCCACAGCTTCCTCTTTCGCCTACAGTGCCATTACCAAGCCCTAGATGGAGAGCTCTCTGA